The genomic window CCGGACGAGGCCGTCGCGCAGGCCGAGGAGCGCGTCGACACCGCCGCCGACGGTGCCGTGGCACTCACCCGCGTCGACGACCGCGCCGCCGCCGTCGCCGCGATCGAGCAGCGCGAGGCGTACGGCGCCGTCGTGCTCGGCGACGGACCGACCGACGCGCCCGAGGTCCTGATCGCGACGGCGGCGAGCCCGGCGGTCGCCCAGATGCTGACCGGCCTCGCGGCCGAACTCCAGGCGGGCATCGACGAGCAGATCCGCGCGGCCCTGCCCGAGCAGATCCAGGCCGCCGTCGGACAGGCCGTGCAGCAGGCCGTCCAGGCCGCGCAGGCGCAGGCCGCTGGGCAGGCGCCGCCGGCCGGTGCCGCGCCCGCGGCGCCGTCGGCGCCCGAGATCCCCGAGGTCACCGTCGAGGTGACCGACATCGTTCCCCTCGCCGAGTCCGACCCGCGCGGCACCGGGCTCGCGGCGGCGATGTTCCCGCTCGTGCTCGGCGGCATGCTCGGCGGCATCGCGATCTCGCTCGTCGTCATCGGCGCGATGCGGCGCGTGGTCGCCGTCGTGGCCTACTCGGCCGCCGCCGGCCTCGTGCTCGCGGGCATCCTGCAGGGCTGGTTCGGCGCGCTCCAGGGCGACTTCTGGCTGAACGCCGGCGCCATCGCCCTGGCCCTCGGGGCCATGGCCGCGACCATCACGGGCCTGGTCGCGATCATGGGCCGCGCCGGCATCGCGGTCGGCGCCGTGCTGTTCATGCTCGTCGGCAACCCGCTCTCCGCGGCGACCATGCCGGTCGAGTTCCTCGTCGCGCCCTGGGGCGCGATCGGACAGTGGATGCCGCCGGGCGCCGCGGGCACGCTGCTGCGCAACCTGTCGTACTTCCCCGAGGCGCCGACCGCGTTCCCGTGGCTCGTGCTCGCCGGCTGGGCGGCCGTCGGCATCGTGCTCTCGCTCGTCGGCCACTTCCGGACGGCCGGCGGCGCGGAATCCGACGCCGAGGCGGCGCACGCCGACGACCCCGTTCCCGCGGACGACGAGACGCGGGTCCCCGTCGCCGTCTGAGCGGCCGCACGAACCGCAGGCGGATGCCCCGGGGCGCGGCCCGGGGCATCCGCCTGTCACGTCAGGACGCCGACGTCAGATGCCCTGCCAGTCGGGCTTGTTCGCCCACGCGTGCCGGTAGTAGCCCAGGTTCGCGAGCTGCGACGCCGCGGCCTCGTCGACGATCACCGTGGCATGCGGGTGCAGTTGGACGGCCGAACCCGGTTGGCTGGCCGACACCGCACCCTCGACGGCTGCGGCGATCGCGGGAGCCTTCGACTCGCCGAAGGCGAGGAGCACGAGGTGCCGCGCGCGCAGGATGGTGCCGATCCCCTGCGTGATGCAGTGCATCGGCACGTCGTCGGGCGAGTCGAAGAAGCGGGCGTTGTCCGCCCGGGTCTGCGCCGTCAGGGTCTTCACCCGCGTGAGCGAGGCGAGCGACGAGCCCGGCTCGTTGAACCCGATGTGGCCCGTGCGTCCGATGCCGAGGATCTGCACGTCGACGCCGCCGGCCGCCGTGATCGCCCTCTCGTAGTCGGCGCCCGCGTGCTGGATGCCGGCGGGGTCGCCGTTCGGCACGCGGATCAGCTCGGGTGTGAGCCCCAGCGGCTCCACGACCTCTCGCGTGATCACGGAGCGGTAGCTCTCGGGATGCCCGGCCGGAAGGCCGACGTACTCGTCGAGCGCGAAGCCGCGGACCCCGCGCACGTCGATCGACCGCTCGCGGATGCGATCGGCGAGCGCCGCGTACGTGGCGAGCGGGGTCGATCCGGTCGCGAGGCCGAGCACGGCGTCGGGCTTGGACGTGATGAGGGCGACGATGGCGTCGGCGACGAGTGCCCCCGCCTCCTGCTCGTCGCGGACGATCACGATCTCTGCCATAGGTCCTCTCCTACGAGCGCAGCACCCACGGCGGCAGCCGGGAACCCTGCGGGAATGACCTGGACGCGATGCGGCAGGTCGAGCGATGCGAGGAACGCCGAGTCGGCGGCCCACCCATCGAGGATATGCCGCACGCCCACCAGCAGCTCGTCGCCGAGCGCGGCGAGGCCGCCGCCGATCACCACGGTGTCGACGTCGGTCGTGAGGACGAGCAGCCGCACGGCGGCCGCGACGCCCGTGAAGAAGCGCTCGCGCACCTCGAACGCGGCCTGCTCACCGGAATCGGCCCGGTCGAACAGGTCGCGCGCGGGGATCGGATGCTCGGTGGGCCACATCCGGCTCAGCGCAGAGCCCGAGGCGAGCGTCTCGAGGCAGCCGCGCTGCCCGCAGCCGCAGCGATCGCCCGCTGGATCGACCGGGATGTGGCCGATCTCGCCGGCGACGCCGTGGCCGCCGCGCAGCAGCTGGCCGCCGAGCACGATGCCCGCGGCGAGTCCGGTGCCGAGGTTCAGGTACGCCATCGAGTCGGCGCGCAGGCCGTCGGCGACGCCGAGGAGGTGGTGCGCGCCGAGCGCGGCCGCCTTCACGTCGTTCTCCACCCGCACCTCGACGCCGAGGCGGTCGGCCAGGCGCGGGCCGAGGTCGAGGCCCTCGAGCCCCAGGTTGACGGCGTGCGCGACCCGTCCGGTGCGGCCGTCGACGGCGCCCGGAATCCCGATGCCGATCGAACTGAACGACGAGGCGTGCACGCCGGCGAGCTCGCTCATGCGCTCGACGGTGCGCAGCGCGGTGGCGACGACCTGCTCGGCGCCGAACCCGGTCGGCATGCGGACCTGGTCGCTGAGCTCCCCGTCGGCGCCGATCGCGACCGCGGCGGTCTTCGTCCCGCCGATGTCGATGCCGAGCCTCACGTCGCCACCGCCCCCGGCGCGGGTGCCGCCTCGAAGCCGTCGGCCACACCCGCGGCACCGGCCGCGC from Agromyces sp. LHK192 includes these protein-coding regions:
- a CDS encoding ROK family protein gives rise to the protein MRLGIDIGGTKTAAVAIGADGELSDQVRMPTGFGAEQVVATALRTVERMSELAGVHASSFSSIGIGIPGAVDGRTGRVAHAVNLGLEGLDLGPRLADRLGVEVRVENDVKAAALGAHHLLGVADGLRADSMAYLNLGTGLAAGIVLGGQLLRGGHGVAGEIGHIPVDPAGDRCGCGQRGCLETLASGSALSRMWPTEHPIPARDLFDRADSGEQAAFEVRERFFTGVAAAVRLLVLTTDVDTVVIGGGLAALGDELLVGVRHILDGWAADSAFLASLDLPHRVQVIPAGFPAAAVGAALVGEDLWQRS
- the nagB gene encoding glucosamine-6-phosphate deaminase, which codes for MAEIVIVRDEQEAGALVADAIVALITSKPDAVLGLATGSTPLATYAALADRIRERSIDVRGVRGFALDEYVGLPAGHPESYRSVITREVVEPLGLTPELIRVPNGDPAGIQHAGADYERAITAAGGVDVQILGIGRTGHIGFNEPGSSLASLTRVKTLTAQTRADNARFFDSPDDVPMHCITQGIGTILRARHLVLLAFGESKAPAIAAAVEGAVSASQPGSAVQLHPHATVIVDEAAASQLANLGYYRHAWANKPDWQGI